Below is a window of Bordetella genomosp. 9 DNA.
TGCTGGCGCGCTTCGCCAACCCCGCGCTGAAGCATCGCTGCGCGCAGATCGCCATGGACGGCAGCCAGAAACTGCCGCCGCGCCTGCTGGGCACGGCGGCGGACCGCCTGCGGGACGGCCATGCCGTGGACCGCCTGGCGCTCGGCGTGGCGGCATGGATGTGTTTCCTGTCGGGCCGTTCGGAAAGCGGCGCGGCGCTGGAATTGAACGATCCCATGGCGGACCGTTTAAGCGCGCTGGCGGCGCCGGGCGCGGACGGCCTGGCCGACCGGTTGCTGGCGGTGGCGGATATCTTCCCGCCGGAACTCGCGGCGGACGCGCGCTTCACGGCGGCGGTGCGGCGCGCCTGCGATGCGCTGGCGCGCGACGGCGCGCTGGGCACGGCGCGGCGCTACGCAGCCCTGTAGCGGGGGCGCGGGCCCGGCCGCTGCAAAGCTGCAAAGGCTTTAAAGGTCTTGAAGGTTTTTAAAGGAAACGATCGAGCAGCTTGCGGCTGTGCTTGTCGAGCGCGCGCAGGTCGCCGATCAGGTAATGGATGCCGTGGCTGTCGGCCACCAGCAATGCATGGCCGCTCAGGCGGCGGATGTCTTCTTCGCCGCGCAGCACGAAATCCGTGGCGCCGCGGTCGGTCTGCACATTCCAGGTGCATGGCGTCGCATACCCGGATACGCCGACGATCCGCTGGATGCGCGGCATGAACTCGCGCGCGCTCAGCGCTTCCTGCAACAGCGTGCGCATGCCGTGCGGCAGGTCGTCCACGCGATCTATCCATACCACTTCATGGCCGGCGGGATCGACCAGCGAACAGCCGCCTTCGGGCGCGGAAATCGGAAAGGCGCGCACCGGCACCACGCCGACGATGGCGCCGCCGTCGGCGCCCAGGTACACCAGCCTGCCGTGGGCATCGCGGCGCAGCTGGAAATCAGGTCTCGGCGACGAGATCGTCATCGTCATCCTCCTCGCTGGAGCGGGCTTCCGCGTCGGCTTCGGCCTGGCGCGCCTGCGCCTGGTACAGCGCGTGATAGGCGCCGCCCGCGGCCATCAGCTGTTCGTGATTGCCCTGCTCGACGATGCGGCCGCGGTCCAGCACCACCAGCCGATCGGCCTTGCGCAGCGTGCTGAGCCGGTGCGCGATCGCGATGGTCGTGCGGCCGCGCACCAGGTTGTCGAGCGC
It encodes the following:
- a CDS encoding cyanophycin metabolism-associated DUF1854 family protein, which encodes MTISSPRPDFQLRRDAHGRLVYLGADGGAIVGVVPVRAFPISAPEGGCSLVDPAGHEVVWIDRVDDLPHGMRTLLQEALSAREFMPRIQRIVGVSGYATPCTWNVQTDRGATDFVLRGEEDIRRLSGHALLVADSHGIHYLIGDLRALDKHSRKLLDRFL